From one Lycium ferocissimum isolate CSIRO_LF1 chromosome 5, AGI_CSIRO_Lferr_CH_V1, whole genome shotgun sequence genomic stretch:
- the LOC132058234 gene encoding miraculin-like: MKKKTLSCLLLITLIFISNSLLYESASVPNSVLDTTGKIVRAGHDYMVIPVRKDLGGELGLAFIGTQVCPLGIGPRLSPNDPGLSINLFPVNFKKGVIRESTDLNIEFTETYTICQHHSNVWRLDHYNPQKEDHVITNGGVKGNPGRDTYSNWFKIVKYGAGYKFVFCPSVCNYCDVICKNVGIFVQKNGQALLALSNEPLEVMFRKV; the protein is encoded by the coding sequence ATGAAGAAAAAAACACTATCTTGCCTTCTACTAATTACATTAATTTTTATATCAAACTCTTTACTTTATGAATCAGCTTCTGTACCCAACTCAGTGCTCGACACGACGGGAAAAATCGTTCGAGCAGGGCATGATTACATGGTCATACCAGTAAGGAAGGATTTAGGAGGCGAACTTGGCCTAGCCTTTATTGGAACCCAAGTTTGTCCACTCGGTATTGGCCCACGTCTCAGTCCAAATGATCCAGGCCTTTCAATAAATTTATTCCCtgtaaatttcaaaaaaggtgTAATTCGCGAGTCCACTGATTTAAATATTGAGTTCACAGAGACTTATACCATATGTCAACATCACTCCAATGTGTGGAGGCTCGATCATTATAATCCTCAAAAGGAGGATCATGTGATAACTAATGGTGGGGTGAAAGGAAATCCTGGTCGTGACACTTATAGCAATTGGTTCAAGATTGTGAAATATGGAGCCGGATATAAGTTTGTATTTTGTCCGAGTGTATGCAattattgtgatgtgatatgcaAGAACGTTGGAATTTTTGTGCAGAAGAATGGCCAAGCACTTTTGGCTTTGAGTAACGAGCCTTTAGAAGTCATGTTCAGGAAGGTGTAA
- the LOC132058235 gene encoding kunitz trypsin inhibitor 5-like gives MKLIFLLFVSLLFATNCFTKSRLCEATKPEPIPVHDSTGNMLRAGANYYVQPIYPDEAWGFELASINNHHKPCPLGIVQEDYYPGTPLLFSSANPKKSIIRLSIDLNIDYNLSYTVCTKSNDVIWTVGPYDRRAKSYFLVLGGVKGNPGRETVKNWFKIEVFGDNYKIRYCPSVCSDCKVMCKDVGIIEYNGQKRLGLSDVPVEVKFVKDA, from the coding sequence atgaaattgatttttctgcTTTTCGTTTCACTCCTCTTTGCGACCAACTGTTTCACAAAGTCAAGACTTTGTGAAGCAACCAAACCCGAACCCATTCCGGTGCATGATTCTACTGGAAATATGTTACGAGCGGGAGCTAATTATTATGTCCAACCGATTTATCCTGACGAGGCCTGGGGATTTGAACTAGCCAGCATtaacaatcatcacaaaccATGCCCACTGGGCATAGTTCAAGAAGACTATTACCCTGGCACCCCACTGCTATTTTCATCCGCGAATCCTAAAAAAAGCATTATTCGCTTGTCCATTGACTTGAACATTGACTACAACTTGTCGTACACAGTGTGTACTAAGTCCAATGATGTCATCTGGACCGTTGGCCCTTACGATCGACGGGCCAAAAGTTACTTTTTAGTACTTGGCGGAGTGAAAGGAAATCCTGGTCGAGAGACGGTAAAGAACTGGTTTAAGATTGAGGTGTTTGGTGATAATTATAAGATTAGGTATTGTCCATCGGTGTGCAGTGATTGCAAGGTAATGTGCAAGGATGTTGGcataattgaatataatgggCAGAAGCGTTTGGGTTTAAGTGATGTTCCGGTTGAGGTGAAGTTTGTGAAGGACGCATGA